The genomic interval GTAATAGGAATCTATGTCAGTGCAAATGCTTTAGGCGGTCTTTCGGGCAGGCTTTTAATCAGTATAATCACGGATTATTTTTCATGGCGGGGCGGACTTGCGATTGCTGGTATGCTTTATTTATGCATTGGTATCGCCTTTTGGTTCATACTGCCAAATTCGACTAAGCAAATTGAAAAAGGTACACTTCGCTTAAATATTAAGGAAGATTTTTTGAAAATTCTACAAAATAAAAAGTTAGTAGCACTCTATATTGTTGCTTTCTCAGTTATGGGCTCTTTTGTATGCGTTTATAATTTTATAAGCTACATCTTTATAGCACCGCCGTACAACTTAAGTCAAACTGAAATAGGCTTTGTTTTTGTGATGTATTTAGTAGGATCGGTAAGTTCGGCAATTATGGGACGGTTGTCTGATCAATATGGGCATGGTAAAGTTCTGTGCTTATCTTGCTTGATTATGCTGATCGGAATTCTGATGACTCTGATGGCAAGTTTAGTATTTAAAATCATTGGGTTAGGTATATTGACATATGGTTTTTTTGGCGCACATTGCAATGCTTGCGGTTGGGCAGGTAAGGTTACAGAAGGCGATAAAGCGCAGGCATCTTCGATGTATATGTTTTTTTATTATAGTGGAGCTAGTATCATTGGCACTTTAGGTGGAACCTTTCTATCTTCCTATGGGTGGCTTGGCGTAGTTAGTTTAACCGGGTTAGTTGTATTCGCATCTTTCATCCTATCAGTGAAATTAACGATAGGAGAGTTTCAAAAGTTTAGTACAGTTCTACCTAAATGGATCTATCATAGATAAAATGATGGATAAACCTAAATTGACGGGTGGGAATAAAACTTAAATACTTCTAAAATAAAGAGAAATCTTGCAGAGCATGCACGCTTTTACAAGATTTCTTTTTTTTAGACATTTTGTGTCAATAGGTAATTTTATTTATTTTTTTACTGAAAACTATTAAGTTCTAAAATCAAAGTGACGATAATATATATAACAAGGAGGTTAATTTTATCTAGGATGGTGAGTGACATGATAGAAAGAGTATCAAGTGTAGCAAGAGTACCTAAAGTTGGTGCCTATGCAAAAGAAAATCAATCGTTTAATGAAAACAGCAAGAAGAAACAAGAGCTTACTTTTAGCACGATTTTAGAAAATAAAATGAAAGAATCACCAAAAACGAATGCGTCTAGTGCGTATAAAGTTGATTTAACGAATTTAACTTATCTATAATACGTCGTCGAAGTATTGTTTTGGTAGTTTATTTAGTGTATAATACGGCTGGTTGTAATAATCGAATTTTATTTACGTGTGGTGATAGAATGATAGATGATGAGAAATATATGAAATTAGCCCTGATTGAAGCACAGAAGGCCTTTGAGCTAGGTGAAGTGCCAATTGGGGCTATTTTAATTTTTGAGGATGAAGTCATTGCCGCCGGGCATAATATGCGTGAAACTTGGAATGATGCAACTGCTCATGCGGAAATGGTCGTAATAAAAAAGGCTTGTGAAAAGCTAAAGCGTTGGCGGCTCAGTGGAACTACACTTTATGTAACAGTCGAACCGTGTCCAATGTGTGCCGGAGCGTTGGTAATGAGTCGCGTTGACCGCGTAGTGTATGGCACAACCGACTATAAAGCTGGTGCAGTTGAATCGGTATTTAATATCGTAGACCATCAAGCGCTGAATCATCAAGTAGCAGTAACGGCGGGAGTTTTGGCTGATGACTGCCGCATGCTCATGAAAAAGTTTTTCCGCGAACGTCGGAACATAAAAAAGCAATTAAAAAATGAATAGTGACCAATCAAGAATAAATGGTATGCTGCCAATGCGATATAAGTTTTGGTAATGTCCATCGAGCATTTGCCGGGCTGGTGGATGGCAACGTAATGTAATTGATACGGTCGGATTGCATCATTTTAAAATGTTTTTTATAGGAAGAAAATGCTTTCCCGCCATTAAAACAGATGGTTTTAATTTGTGGATAAGCCTCCAATAAGGAAGTAAAATCATTGGGTATTTCCTGTAGAATCGCAGAATCAAGGCTGCCTTCACGTTCACAGGACTGAATGACATCCCAAAGTGCAAACTGATGTTGAAGCAGCATTGTAAGTTTATCCTCATAATTTTCAGGAACAGCATCTTCTTGACACACTGCTGTGATTACCCGCCAAAAGCGATTTTGCGGATGCGCATAATATTGCTGTTGGTTTAAGGATTGAATTCCGGGCATGGAACCTAAAATTAGGATTTTTGATTTTGTATCAATCGCAGGGGCAAAAGATTCACAAAAACTCATGTTGGAGCACCCATTTCTATAGTTTTTTATTATAGTATAGCATTTTTACAGAATTTTTCATGTTTACTTTAGAGGAAAGTATGATATAATATTTATTGTTCTTAATATGGAGAGGTGTCCGAGTGGTCGAAGGTGATTGACTCGAAATCAATTGTACCGCAAGGTACCGAGGGTTCGAATCCCTCCCTCTCTGCCATTAGTAAATTCAAGGCTTCGCGTGGCTTGACGCGGAGCCTTTTTTGTTGCCCGAAAATAAGTCAATTGTATTTCTGACAGCCTATTTGACAGCCTGCTAAATTTTGGGATGTTCTGATATAGTGTAATAGACAAGAAAACTAACGATTTTTTTGCATGATCTCTGCAATACCATTTTGCATTTTTTCAGTAGAATGCGTGTAACGATCAAGAGTGAATGCTGCCGATGAATGTCCTAGTCGAATTTGGATTTTTTTAGTTTGAACATCGTTTTCGACTAACATAGTAGCGTGGGAGTGTCTAAGGGAATGGAATGTT from Massilibacillus massiliensis carries:
- a CDS encoding MFS transporter → MRTYITRNSPNYWRAIITLFLGSVAAFGAEYCLQPIIPVLAETFNLMPATASLAMSFGTGGMAFSMIGIASVAKRLERKKVMTIAVMIAALLAIGMAISTSFHLILGLRLVQGILLAGFPALAIAYINEEFDPKIIGSVIGIYVSANALGGLSGRLLISIITDYFSWRGGLAIAGMLYLCIGIAFWFILPNSTKQIEKGTLRLNIKEDFLKILQNKKLVALYIVAFSVMGSFVCVYNFISYIFIAPPYNLSQTEIGFVFVMYLVGSVSSAIMGRLSDQYGHGKVLCLSCLIMLIGILMTLMASLVFKIIGLGILTYGFFGAHCNACGWAGKVTEGDKAQASSMYMFFYYSGASIIGTLGGTFLSSYGWLGVVSLTGLVVFASFILSVKLTIGEFQKFSTVLPKWIYHR
- a CDS encoding DNA-deoxyinosine glycosylase — its product is MSFCESFAPAIDTKSKILILGSMPGIQSLNQQQYYAHPQNRFWRVITAVCQEDAVPENYEDKLTMLLQHQFALWDVIQSCEREGSLDSAILQEIPNDFTSLLEAYPQIKTICFNGGKAFSSYKKHFKMMQSDRINYITLPSTSPANARWTLPKLISHWQHTIYS
- the tadA gene encoding tRNA adenosine(34) deaminase TadA, encoding MIDDEKYMKLALIEAQKAFELGEVPIGAILIFEDEVIAAGHNMRETWNDATAHAEMVVIKKACEKLKRWRLSGTTLYVTVEPCPMCAGALVMSRVDRVVYGTTDYKAGAVESVFNIVDHQALNHQVAVTAGVLADDCRMLMKKFFRERRNIKKQLKNE